The Arctopsyche grandis isolate Sample6627 chromosome 7, ASM5162203v2, whole genome shotgun sequence genome includes a window with the following:
- the LOC143914156 gene encoding uncharacterized protein LOC143914156: protein MSSIDFDKVCRICLKNDVELHSIFHHNDNEDLSFKMNFCSDTIISIDDGLPNKICRECVQLLNNAYTYKTMSVESDKKLRTIQILNKKEPHISNKNISQCRKISRKCKKKPLKSATSEMYQCDICSKVFAMRSGLIQHIAIHTDSNIFVCEICGRGFSRRDYLSSHLYTHTGEKKHACTKCEYRASQRSSLVLHERTHTGLRPYTCEVCGKTYISGSKLIDHKRQHDRVKNHKCEICSKCFAFKTGLEEHITVTHNGLKKFKCSVCNVSYGRKRNLTRHLKQKHPTPLNLTSEKKKK, encoded by the exons ATGTCTTCCATAGATTTTGATAAAGTATGTAGAATATGTCTCAAAAACGACGTAGAACTCCATTCAATCTTCCATCACAACGACAACGAAGACCTTTCCTTCAAAATGAACTTTTGCAGTGACACAATTATATCAATAGATGATGGATTACCAAATAAAATTTGTCGCGAATGTGTACAACTACTAAACAATGCCTACACGTATAAGACTATGAGCGTTGAGAGTGATAAAAAATTAAGAACCATACAAATTCTGAACAAGAAAGAACCTcatatttcaaacaaaaatatttcacaatGTCGAAAAATATCtagaaagtgcaaaaagaaaCCTTTGAAGAGCGCCACTTCTGAGATGTATCAATGCGATATATGTTCAAAAGTTTTCGCAATGAGAAGTGGATTGATACAACACATAGCTATACACACTGATAGTAATATATTCGTATGTGAA ATATGCGGTAGAGGATTTAGTCGACGTGATTACTTGTCTTCTCATCTTTACACTCATACTGGGGAGAAGAAGCACGCTTGCACCAAGTGTGAGTATAGAGCGTCGCAGCGATCCTCGCTAGTCCTCCACGAACGAACTCATACAGGGCTACGTCCTTACACGTGTGAAGTATGCGGCAAGACGTACATCAGCGGCAGCAAACTCATCGATCACAAACGACAACACGACCGAGTCAAAAAccacaaa TGTGAAATCTGTTCCAAATGCTTCGCCTTCAAAACCGGCCTGGAGGAGCACATAACGGTCACACACAATGGATTGAAGAAGTTCAAATGCTCGGTGTGCAACGTCTCGTATGGCAGAAAACGAAACCTGACACGACACCTTAAACAAAAACATCCCACTCCACTCAATTTAACAagtgagaagaaaaaaaaataa
- the Gbs-70E gene encoding glycogen binding subunit 70E — protein MLASHGFPSYGHSPPGGFLMEYAPTHPCRVYGRRPLPTRNSSPCLPFKAAGVPQTPRPCLRPDAPSPPARIKKRVVFADDQGLSLTQVRVMWEPSDVPPHWSLHSTPAVTSSLPNWELGFAQPASDYVDFRRRINDDNVSLENVIIKAKDGFLTGTVKVKNLDFHKEVVVRWSADNWVTSEDAFCTYVDVPVSSAGAYSIYDTFSFKVLLPVVSNYLAFCVCFRCQGKEYWDSNGGTNYKVSKRGDVSRSESPPPAVSAPSKNSVAYQPPALWSEYAAWHGPCDVPYW, from the coding sequence ATGTTGGCTTCGCACGGATTCCCCTCTTACGGGCACAGTCCTCCAGGAGGGTTCCTGATGGAATATGCCCCGACACATCCTTGCCGTGTGTACGGAAGAAGACCGCTACCCACGAGGAACTCATCTCCATGTCTTCCGTTCAAAGCTGCTGGTGTGCCTCAAACACCCAGGCCTTGCCTGCGTCCGGACGCCCCAAGTCCTCCAGCTCGGATCAAGAAGCGAGTGGTCTTTGCCGACGACCAGGGATTGTCTTTGACTCAAGTCCGCGTCATGTGGGAGCCTTCAGACGTACCACCTCATTGGTCCCTCCACTCGACTCCAGCGGTGACTTCTTCGCTTCCCAACTGGGAGTTGGGCTTCGCCCAGCCGGCCTCCGATTACGTAGACTTCAGACGCAGAATCAACGATGATAACGTGTCCTTGGAGAACGTTATCATCAAGGCCAAAGACGGCTTCCTCACGGGCACAGTCAAAGTGAAAAACTTGGACTTTCACAAGGAAGTGGTTGTGAGGTGGTCTGCTGACAATTGGGTCACTTCTGAGGATGCCTTTTGCACATACGTAGACGTTCCGGTGTCTTCGGCAGGTGCTTACAGTATCTACGACACGTTCAGCTTCAAAGTCCTACTGCCAGTTGTGTCGAACTACTTGGCCTTCTGCGTCTGCTTCCGCTGCCAGGGTAAAGAATATTGGGACAGTAACGGAGGTACTAATTACAAAGTGTCCAAACGAGGAGACGTCTCCAGGTCTGAATCTCCACCTCCAGCTGTTTCGGCACCTTCTAAGAACAGCGTGGCCTATCAACCACCCGCACTATGGTCTGAATATGCTGCCTGGCACGGACCCTGCGACGTGCCTTACTGGTGA
- the LOC143914694 gene encoding uncharacterized protein LOC143914694, protein MMAAMVNRSLFILIFVSCAMYIQCYNVTDLGNFQVKEFINPVKSCKQITKSDEALKHCIILKQALSNVENAVEKDFDDDPEFLNTSINRDKNLATYINDVFLAKLYRLRDFLNSNNFNLGYPGLMDNFRIFGIPLSKIWSLIILLDLLEM, encoded by the exons ATGATGGCAGCTATGGTAAATAGAAGCCTATTTATTCTAATATTCGTTTCTTGTGCGATGTACATTCAATGTTATAATg ttACTGATTTGGGTAATTTCCAAGTGAAAGAATTTATAAATCCAGTCAAAAGTTGCAAACAAATCACAAAATCTGATGAGGCGTTaaaacattgtattatattgaaaCAAGCATTAAGCAACGTAGAAAACGCAGTCGAAAAAGATTTTGATG ACGATCCCGAGTTTTTGAACACATCCATAAACAGAGACAAAAACTTAGCAACCTACATAAATGATGTATTTCTGGCGAAACTGTATAGACTGCGGGACTTTCTCAATTCCAACAATTTCAATTTAGGATATCCag GTTTAATGGACAATTTTAGAATTTTCGGTATTCCTCTTTCAAAAATATGGTCTCTGATTATTCTTCTGGATCTGTTAgaaatgtaa